Proteins from one Bacteroides mediterraneensis genomic window:
- a CDS encoding M56 family metallopeptidase — MVALLIYLLKSSFCLTLFYGFYKLLCASTTRFSLNRWVLVGGMLTCLLLPFVSLKLEHEPLVQSPFSLMEEWKQPVDVISASATGMVEITQKEANYWGWFVLSIVVYLSGCAFILLQWVVGYIRLFRWINRQEYKECNGLRWVLYDIPVRPFSWGTYIVMNSQEYEEYSPVRLHEEMHCRYGHCYDNLLMQFILIFHWWNPLVWKLKHELSSVHEYQADEGVLNQGIDVKTYQLLLVRKAVGSRLYSMACGFTHSSLKKRISMMSKKRNSKWVRLRVLLAVPLAAGVVYAFARPEVKETVADYGAALQTKHQGKEKSGLMVRDTAQQRNADNLMLDHISSEKAYVLELYCNQRNQFLFGPENHISKKKFVDYGTMMDEAKKQLKDSFVKLYSEQKTEMSPIVVRIVADRNTKMGAITIAKQKLVKAYDEVRRELAKTYPQEFVNECLISRFYYASPKAYADVPAGVADKSVPLPGYEVRFLKDNVIVGELEDFSLDELSSKIKQLCEGNKAENLSVSLKIPSDASEGVVYDIKQALRDGYMLKLNLMSGF, encoded by the coding sequence ATGGTAGCCCTTTTAATCTATTTACTGAAAAGCTCTTTCTGCCTGACATTGTTCTATGGGTTCTATAAGTTACTTTGTGCTTCGACCACTCGCTTTTCCTTGAACCGATGGGTGTTGGTGGGCGGAATGTTGACCTGTCTGTTATTGCCTTTCGTTTCTCTGAAATTAGAACATGAACCTTTAGTGCAGTCTCCTTTTAGTCTTATGGAGGAATGGAAACAGCCTGTTGATGTAATATCTGCTTCTGCTACAGGTATGGTGGAGATTACTCAGAAGGAAGCCAATTATTGGGGTTGGTTTGTGTTATCGATAGTGGTTTATCTGTCGGGATGTGCCTTTATTCTTTTGCAATGGGTTGTAGGCTATATCCGTCTGTTCCGTTGGATAAACCGGCAGGAATATAAAGAATGTAATGGATTACGATGGGTGTTGTATGATATTCCTGTCCGTCCTTTTAGCTGGGGAACGTATATCGTCATGAACAGTCAGGAGTATGAAGAATATTCTCCGGTCCGTTTGCATGAGGAAATGCATTGCCGGTATGGACATTGTTATGATAATCTGCTGATGCAGTTTATTCTAATCTTTCATTGGTGGAATCCGTTGGTGTGGAAACTGAAGCATGAACTTAGTAGTGTTCATGAGTATCAGGCCGATGAAGGTGTACTGAATCAAGGCATCGATGTAAAAACATATCAATTGTTATTGGTGAGGAAAGCAGTGGGTTCAAGGCTCTACTCTATGGCTTGCGGTTTTACTCACAGTTCACTTAAAAAACGTATATCTATGATGTCGAAAAAAAGAAACAGTAAGTGGGTCCGGCTGCGTGTCTTGTTAGCCGTACCTTTGGCTGCAGGGGTCGTGTATGCCTTTGCGAGGCCGGAAGTGAAAGAAACGGTAGCGGATTATGGCGCAGCTCTTCAAACGAAGCATCAAGGAAAAGAAAAATCCGGATTAATGGTGAGGGACACAGCACAGCAACGGAATGCAGACAATCTGATGCTGGATCATATTTCGTCGGAAAAGGCGTATGTGCTGGAATTGTATTGTAACCAGCGGAATCAGTTTCTTTTCGGGCCTGAAAATCATATTTCAAAGAAGAAGTTTGTTGATTATGGAACCATGATGGACGAGGCCAAGAAGCAATTGAAAGACTCTTTCGTCAAATTGTATTCTGAGCAGAAAACGGAAATGTCTCCTATCGTTGTCCGTATTGTAGCAGACCGCAATACAAAGATGGGGGCGATAACTATTGCCAAGCAGAAACTGGTAAAAGCGTATGATGAGGTCAGACGGGAGCTTGCGAAAACTTATCCTCAGGAATTTGTGAATGAATGTTTGATTTCCCGTTTCTATTATGCTTCTCCGAAAGCATATGCGGATGTACCGGCGGGTGTGGCCGATAAGAGTGTTCCGTTGCCGGGATATGAAGTCCGATTTTTGAAAGATAATGTGATAGTAGGTGAGTTGGAGGATTTTTCTCTGGATGAACTTTCTTCGAAAATCAAGCAGTTATGTGAGGGAAATAAGGCTGAAAACCTTTCCGTTTCGCTAAAGATACCTTCAGATGCTTCTGAAGGGGTGGTATATGATATCAAGCAGGCATTACGTGACGGATATATGCTTAAACTGAATCTTATGAGTGGTTTTTAG
- a CDS encoding BlaI/MecI/CopY family transcriptional regulator: MKKLTPKEEEIMNILWTHGPLFIREMLAFYSEPKPHYNTVATLVKLLVEKGFVSYRAFGNTYRYEAKITENEYKGSAIGEIVSQYFDNSYTKVVSQFIEDEKMNLEELKQLIAQIEEGKNNRKF; the protein is encoded by the coding sequence ATGAAGAAGCTGACACCAAAAGAAGAAGAAATAATGAATATCCTATGGACCCATGGCCCTTTGTTTATCCGTGAAATGTTGGCATTCTATTCGGAGCCGAAACCACATTACAATACAGTAGCTACTCTGGTGAAGCTGTTGGTAGAAAAAGGCTTTGTCAGTTATCGTGCGTTTGGAAACACCTACCGTTATGAAGCAAAAATAACAGAAAATGAATACAAGGGTTCGGCTATCGGAGAGATTGTTTCTCAATATTTTGATAATTCTTATACCAAGGTTGTTTCTCAGTTTATTGAAGATGAGAAAATGAACTTGGAGGAACTGAAGCAGTTGATAGCTCAGATAGAGGAGGGGAAGAATAATCGTAAATTTTGA
- a CDS encoding peptide chain release factor 3, with product MANQEIARRRTFAIIAHPDAGKTSLTEKLLLFGGQIQVAGAVKSNKIKKTATSDWMDIEKQRGISVTTSVMEFDYHDYKINILDTPGHQDFAEDTYRTLTAVDSVIIVVDGAKGVESQTRKLMEVCRMRNTPVIIFVNKMDREAKDPFDLLDELEEELVINVRPLTWPIESGPRFKGVYNIYEQKLNLFQPSKQVVTEKVEVDIHTEDLDNHIGTPLADKLRSELELIEGVYPEFNVDDYLKGELAPVFFGSALNNFGVQELLDCFVEIAPSPRPVQAEERIVMPEEPKFTGFVFKITANIDPNHRSCVAFCKVCSGKFTRNTPYLHVRHNKTMRFSSPTQFMAQRKTTVDEAWAGDIIGLPDNGTFKIGDTLTEGEILHFKGLPSFSPEMFKYIENADPMKTKQLNKGIDQLMDEGVAQLFVNQFNGRKIIGTVGQLQFEVIQYRLENEYNAKCRWEPLSLYKACWIESDDPAELEAFKKRKYQYMAKDRDGRDVFLADSGYVLQMAQMDFKHIKFHFTSEF from the coding sequence ATGGCAAATCAGGAAATAGCAAGAAGACGAACATTCGCGATTATCGCGCACCCGGATGCCGGTAAAACCTCGTTGACGGAAAAGCTGTTGCTTTTCGGTGGGCAGATTCAGGTGGCCGGAGCCGTAAAATCAAACAAAATCAAGAAAACGGCCACGTCCGACTGGATGGACATCGAGAAGCAGCGTGGTATTTCGGTGACTACCTCCGTGATGGAGTTTGACTACCATGACTATAAGATTAATATCCTCGATACGCCGGGTCACCAGGATTTTGCGGAAGATACGTACCGCACGCTGACGGCAGTGGACAGTGTCATCATCGTGGTGGACGGAGCGAAGGGTGTGGAATCGCAGACACGTAAGTTGATGGAGGTTTGCCGTATGCGCAACACGCCGGTGATTATCTTCGTGAACAAGATGGACCGTGAGGCCAAGGACCCGTTTGATTTGCTGGATGAACTGGAGGAAGAGCTGGTTATCAACGTGCGCCCGCTGACGTGGCCGATTGAGAGCGGTCCGCGTTTCAAGGGAGTATACAACATCTACGAACAGAAGCTGAATCTTTTCCAGCCGTCCAAGCAGGTGGTGACGGAGAAGGTGGAAGTGGATATCCATACGGAAGACCTGGACAATCATATCGGTACGCCGCTGGCGGACAAGCTGCGCAGCGAACTGGAACTGATTGAGGGGGTTTATCCGGAATTCAATGTGGACGATTACCTGAAAGGGGAACTGGCTCCAGTGTTCTTCGGTTCGGCCTTGAACAACTTCGGTGTGCAGGAATTGCTTGACTGCTTTGTGGAGATTGCGCCGAGTCCGCGTCCGGTGCAGGCAGAGGAACGTATCGTGATGCCGGAAGAGCCCAAGTTCACGGGTTTCGTGTTCAAGATTACGGCCAACATCGACCCGAACCATCGTTCGTGTGTGGCTTTCTGCAAGGTATGTTCCGGCAAGTTTACCCGCAATACGCCGTATCTGCACGTGCGTCACAACAAGACCATGCGTTTTTCTTCACCCACGCAGTTCATGGCCCAGCGCAAGACTACGGTGGATGAGGCTTGGGCAGGCGATATTATCGGTCTGCCGGACAACGGTACGTTCAAGATTGGCGATACGCTGACCGAAGGTGAAATCCTGCATTTCAAGGGATTGCCCAGCTTCTCTCCGGAAATGTTCAAGTACATCGAGAATGCCGACCCGATGAAGACCAAGCAGTTGAACAAGGGTATCGATCAGCTGATGGACGAAGGTGTGGCACAGCTGTTTGTCAACCAGTTCAATGGCCGGAAGATTATCGGTACGGTAGGGCAGTTGCAGTTTGAAGTGATTCAGTACCGTCTGGAGAATGAATACAATGCCAAATGCCGTTGGGAACCGTTGAGCCTCTACAAGGCGTGCTGGATTGAAAGTGACGATCCGGCAGAACTGGAGGCCTTCAAGAAGCGCAAGTACCAGTATATGGCTAAAGACCGCGACGGACGCGATGTGTTCCTGGCCGACAGCGGTTATGTGCTTCAGATGGCGCAGATGGACTTCAAGCACATCAAGTTCCATTTCACCAGCGAGTTCTAA
- the rfbD gene encoding dTDP-4-dehydrorhamnose reductase, which translates to MKKILVTGANGQLGNEMRLLAEEHKDFEYFFTDVAELDICDEKAVMDFVSAHQIDGIVNCAAYTAVDKAEDNVELCDKLNRVAPGYLAKAAQSRGGWLVQVSTDYVFDGTAHIPYKEEDTPCPNSVYGSTKLGGEQEALKYCPNTMIIRTAWLYSSFGNNFVKTMIRLGQEKETLGVIFDQIGTPTYARDLAQAIFVALEKGIVPGIYHFSNEGVCSWYDFTKAIHRLAGITTCHVLPLHTEDYPTKACRPHYSVLDKTKLKKTYGVEVPYWMDSLAECIEKLKQ; encoded by the coding sequence ATGAAAAAGATATTGGTGACGGGAGCCAACGGACAGCTGGGTAATGAAATGCGTCTGCTGGCAGAAGAGCACAAAGATTTTGAGTATTTTTTTACCGATGTGGCGGAACTCGACATCTGCGATGAAAAGGCTGTGATGGACTTTGTTTCGGCGCATCAGATTGACGGAATTGTGAATTGTGCGGCTTACACGGCGGTCGACAAGGCGGAGGATAACGTGGAACTCTGTGACAAACTGAATCGTGTGGCGCCGGGCTATCTGGCCAAGGCGGCACAGAGCCGCGGCGGTTGGCTGGTGCAAGTGTCTACGGATTATGTGTTCGACGGAACCGCTCATATTCCTTACAAGGAAGAAGACACTCCTTGTCCGAATTCCGTGTACGGCTCTACCAAGTTGGGAGGAGAACAGGAGGCCTTGAAGTATTGCCCGAATACGATGATTATCCGTACGGCATGGCTGTATTCTAGCTTCGGCAACAATTTTGTGAAGACAATGATTCGGCTGGGTCAGGAGAAAGAGACGCTGGGCGTCATTTTCGACCAGATTGGGACGCCGACGTATGCACGCGATTTGGCTCAGGCCATCTTCGTGGCATTGGAGAAAGGGATTGTGCCCGGTATCTATCATTTCAGCAACGAAGGGGTTTGTTCCTGGTATGATTTTACCAAAGCCATTCACCGGTTGGCTGGGATTACCACTTGTCACGTGTTACCGCTTCACACGGAAGATTATCCCACCAAGGCTTGCCGTCCACACTATTCCGTGCTCGACAAGACGAAACTGAAGAAGACCTACGGGGTGGAGGTGCCCTACTGGATGGACAGTCTGGCAGAATGTATTGAAAAATTAAAACAATAA
- a CDS encoding DUF4924 family protein — protein MYISQQLKKKNIAEYLLYMWQVEDLIRANGCDMEKIRKNIVEPYPATDEQKQELVRWYEDLINMMQQEGVMEKGHLQINKNIIVWLTDLHLRLLRSPKFPYYTAAYYKVLPFIVELRAKGGDKDVPELETCFDAMYGVLMLKLQKKEISEGTAKAVKAISDLLAMLAGYYIKDKEGDLDLD, from the coding sequence ATGTATATTTCTCAACAACTTAAAAAAAAGAATATTGCCGAATACCTGCTGTATATGTGGCAGGTGGAGGATTTGATTCGGGCCAATGGCTGCGATATGGAAAAAATCCGGAAGAATATCGTTGAGCCTTATCCGGCTACGGACGAGCAGAAGCAAGAGCTGGTCCGCTGGTATGAGGACCTGATTAATATGATGCAGCAGGAGGGGGTGATGGAAAAAGGTCATCTGCAAATCAACAAGAATATCATTGTCTGGTTGACCGACCTTCATCTGCGCCTGTTGCGTTCACCTAAATTCCCGTATTACACGGCGGCTTATTACAAGGTGTTGCCTTTTATCGTTGAATTGCGAGCCAAAGGGGGCGACAAGGACGTGCCCGAGCTGGAGACTTGCTTTGACGCCATGTATGGGGTGCTGATGCTGAAATTGCAGAAAAAGGAAATCAGCGAGGGGACGGCCAAGGCAGTGAAAGCCATCAGTGATTTGCTGGCTATGCTGGCCGGCTATTATATAAAGGATAAGGAAGGCGATTTGGACTTGGATTAA
- a CDS encoding LysE family translocator, with product MNWIEQVTILDLLLKGLIIGIVVSAPLGPVGVLCIQRTLNKGRWFGFVTGVGAALSDICYALITGYGMSFMDELILKHHIFLQVVGSIMLLAFGIYTFRSNPVKSLRPASGTRGTYLHNFVTAFFVTLSNPLIIFLFIGLFARFSFVMPGSPIGFQLVGYLAIITGALGWWFSITYFVNKVRSRFNLRGIWVLNRIIGVVVMVAAVVGIVLAIAGKSFS from the coding sequence ATGAATTGGATTGAACAGGTTACTATACTTGATTTGTTGCTGAAAGGATTGATTATCGGAATCGTGGTTTCTGCTCCTTTGGGCCCGGTCGGTGTGCTCTGCATTCAGCGTACGTTGAACAAGGGCCGCTGGTTTGGTTTCGTGACGGGAGTAGGGGCGGCGTTGAGTGATATATGTTATGCGTTGATAACCGGATACGGAATGAGCTTCATGGATGAATTGATATTGAAACATCATATTTTCCTTCAGGTGGTGGGTAGTATCATGCTGCTTGCATTCGGTATCTATACTTTTCGCAGTAATCCGGTGAAGTCCCTTCGTCCGGCCTCGGGCACACGCGGTACATACCTGCATAATTTCGTGACGGCTTTTTTTGTCACCCTGTCCAATCCGCTCATCATTTTCCTGTTTATCGGTCTGTTTGCCCGTTTCTCGTTTGTCATGCCGGGCAGTCCCATCGGCTTCCAGCTGGTAGGCTATCTGGCTATTATTACAGGAGCGTTGGGCTGGTGGTTCAGCATTACGTATTTTGTCAACAAGGTACGTTCGCGGTTTAATTTGCGCGGCATCTGGGTGCTCAACCGTATCATCGGTGTCGTGGTTATGGTAGCGGCGGTGGTGGGAATCGTCCTGGCCATTGCCGGCAAATCTTTTTCTTGA
- a CDS encoding anaerobic C4-dicarboxylate transporter family protein, which produces MWLQLLFVLLAIVVGARVGGIGLGVFGGLGLAVLTFVFGLEPTTPPIDVMLMIVAVIAAAGCMQAAGGLDLMVKWAEKILRRHPQRITLLSPLVTYLFTFFAGTGHVAYSVLPVIAEVARETGIRPERPMGIAVIASQQAITASPISAATVALLSMLAGYDITLFDILKISIPCTLVGVLAGALYSMRVGKELKDDPVYQARLKSGELSGANYCTAEVLHPGKALTSVLLFLAATVGIVLFGSIDSLRPSFQTSEGVVVMQMAHIIEVLMLSVAALILLLTGTSGMKAAKSSVFNAGMQAVVAIFGIAWMGDTFISGNIAVIKEGIFGMVTDMPWLFGIALFVMSILLFSQAATIRALLPLGMALGISPYMLIALFPAVNGYFFIPNYPTVVAAINFDTTGTTRIGKYVLNHSFMMPGLISTFVAVGLGILAVLFV; this is translated from the coding sequence ATGTGGTTACAATTACTGTTTGTCTTGTTGGCCATTGTAGTCGGTGCACGGGTTGGGGGCATCGGGTTAGGTGTGTTCGGAGGCCTCGGTCTGGCTGTTCTCACGTTCGTGTTCGGTCTGGAACCCACCACTCCTCCCATTGATGTGATGCTGATGATTGTGGCCGTGATTGCAGCGGCGGGTTGCATGCAGGCTGCCGGAGGATTGGATTTGATGGTGAAATGGGCGGAGAAAATCTTGCGCCGCCATCCTCAGCGTATCACTTTGCTGAGTCCTTTGGTGACTTACCTCTTTACCTTTTTTGCCGGGACGGGGCATGTGGCTTATTCCGTGCTCCCGGTCATTGCCGAAGTGGCCCGTGAGACGGGTATCCGTCCGGAACGTCCGATGGGGATTGCCGTCATCGCCTCCCAGCAGGCTATTACGGCCAGTCCTATTTCCGCGGCCACGGTCGCTCTTTTGAGTATGCTGGCCGGATACGACATTACTTTGTTTGATATACTGAAGATTTCCATCCCCTGCACCTTGGTGGGGGTACTGGCTGGCGCGCTGTATTCCATGAGGGTGGGTAAGGAACTGAAGGATGACCCTGTCTATCAGGCCCGTTTGAAATCGGGGGAACTTTCGGGTGCGAATTATTGTACGGCCGAGGTGCTCCATCCCGGCAAGGCGTTGACTTCTGTATTGTTGTTTCTGGCTGCCACGGTGGGCATTGTGCTGTTTGGCTCCATCGATAGCCTCCGCCCGTCGTTTCAAACTTCCGAAGGTGTGGTGGTGATGCAGATGGCGCACATCATAGAAGTGCTCATGTTGTCGGTAGCCGCATTGATTCTGCTGCTGACCGGCACCAGTGGCATGAAGGCAGCCAAGAGTTCGGTTTTCAATGCGGGCATGCAGGCAGTGGTGGCTATCTTCGGCATTGCCTGGATGGGCGATACTTTCATTTCGGGCAACATTGCGGTGATAAAGGAAGGAATCTTCGGCATGGTGACCGATATGCCCTGGCTTTTTGGTATCGCACTTTTTGTCATGTCCATCCTGCTGTTCAGTCAGGCTGCTACCATCCGTGCCTTGCTTCCTTTGGGTATGGCATTGGGTATTTCGCCCTACATGCTGATAGCCCTTTTTCCGGCAGTAAACGGATATTTCTTTATTCCTAACTATCCGACAGTGGTGGCCGCCATCAATTTCGATACTACGGGCACGACCCGTATCGGGAAGTATGTGCTCAATCATTCGTTTATGATGCCGGGCCTGATTTCCACTTTTGTGGCCGTAGGGTTGGGCATTCTGGCGGTACTTTTCGTGTAA
- the purL gene encoding phosphoribosylformylglycinamidine synthase: protein MILFFRTPTNSVIATECNQELNAEDVKKLCWLYSDATVENEDNLKGWFIGPRREMITPWSTNAVEITQNMGLTGIRRIEEYFPVKDENADHDPMLQRMYHGLNQDIFTVDIKPQPIIYIENLEEYNEKEGLALSREEMDYLLKVEKDLGRKLTDSEVFGFAQINSEHCRHKIFGGTFIIDGQEMESSLFQMIKKTTQENPNKIISAYKDNVAFAEGPVVEQFAPADHSTSDYFIIKDIKTVISLKAETHNFPTTVEPFNGASTGTGGEIRDRMGGGKGSWPIAGTAVYMTSYPRTDEGRDWENILPVRKWLYQTPEQILIKASNGASDFGNKFGQPLICGSVLTFEHEENNEKYAYDKVIMLAGGVGYGTQRDCLKGTPEAGDEIVVLGGDNYRIGLGGGSVSSVDTGRYSSGIELNAIQRANAEMQKRAYNVVRALCEEDVNPIVSIHDHGSAGHVNCLSELVEDCGGLIHMDKLPIGDETLSAKEIIANESQERMGLLIEDEAIEHVRKIAERERAPMYVVGETTGDHRFAFEQADGVRPFDLAVDQMFGSSPKTYMVDKSVERHYENVSYDVTKLNEYLRRVLQLEAVACKDWLTNKVDRSVTGKIARQQCQGELQLPLSDCGVVALDYRGEKGIATALGHAPQAALANPEAGSVLAVSEALTNLVWAPLADGMDSISLSANWMWPCRSQEGEDARLYKAVKALSDFCCELQINVPTGKDSLSMTQKYPNGEKIISPGTVIVSAGGEVSDIKKVVSPVMVNKPKSTFYHIDFSFDQLRLGGSAFAQSLNKVGDDVPTVQNPEYFRDAFMAIQELVNKGLILAGHDISAGGLITTLLEMCFANVDGGMEINLDKIKCDDIVKILFAENPGVVIQVADKHKAEVKKILEDAGVGYVKIGVPTEERHILATFHDATYQFGIDYLRDVWYSTSYLLDRKQSMNGCAKKRFENYKQQPLEFVFDKSFTGKLSQFGLNPDRRTPSGIKAAIIREKGTNGEREMAYMLYLAGFDVKDVTMTDLVSGRETLEDINMVVYCGGFSNSDVLGSAKGWAGSFLFNPKAKAALDNFYAREDTLSLGVCNGCQLMMELGLITPEDKKKGKMLHNDSHKFESAFLGVTVPMNRSVMFGSLSGSKLGIWVAHGEGKFSLPYPEDHYNVVLKYSYDEYPGNPNGSDYSVAGIASQDGRHLAMMPHLERACFPWENAYYPLDRKNEDQITPWMEAFVNARKWVEANRKK, encoded by the coding sequence ATGATTCTATTTTTCAGAACACCCACAAACAGTGTGATTGCCACAGAATGCAATCAGGAGCTGAATGCTGAAGACGTCAAGAAACTATGCTGGCTTTACAGCGACGCTACTGTGGAAAATGAAGACAACCTGAAAGGATGGTTCATCGGTCCACGTCGTGAAATGATTACCCCCTGGAGTACAAATGCAGTAGAAATCACCCAAAACATGGGGCTCACGGGCATCCGCCGTATCGAGGAATATTTCCCGGTAAAGGACGAGAACGCCGACCATGACCCGATGCTGCAACGTATGTACCACGGACTGAATCAGGACATTTTCACGGTGGACATCAAACCGCAGCCTATCATATACATCGAAAATCTGGAAGAATACAACGAAAAGGAAGGTCTGGCGCTGTCACGCGAAGAGATGGACTATCTGCTGAAGGTGGAAAAAGACCTGGGCCGCAAGCTGACCGACTCGGAAGTATTCGGCTTCGCACAGATTAACTCAGAGCACTGCCGCCACAAAATCTTCGGCGGTACATTCATCATCGACGGACAGGAAATGGAATCTTCTCTGTTCCAGATGATCAAGAAAACCACTCAGGAAAACCCCAACAAGATTATCTCGGCCTACAAAGACAACGTAGCCTTCGCCGAAGGTCCGGTGGTAGAACAATTCGCTCCGGCCGACCACTCTACTTCTGATTATTTCATTATCAAAGATATCAAGACCGTCATCTCACTGAAAGCGGAAACTCACAACTTCCCGACTACCGTAGAACCGTTCAACGGGGCTTCTACCGGTACCGGTGGTGAAATCCGCGACCGTATGGGTGGTGGTAAAGGTTCCTGGCCGATTGCCGGAACTGCCGTGTACATGACTTCTTATCCACGTACGGACGAAGGACGCGACTGGGAAAACATCCTGCCGGTGCGCAAATGGTTATACCAGACTCCGGAACAGATTCTGATCAAGGCTTCCAACGGTGCTTCCGATTTCGGTAACAAGTTCGGACAGCCGCTGATTTGTGGTTCTGTACTGACTTTCGAACACGAAGAGAACAACGAAAAATATGCTTACGACAAAGTCATCATGCTGGCAGGAGGTGTAGGTTACGGTACACAGCGTGACTGCCTGAAAGGCACCCCGGAAGCTGGAGATGAAATTGTCGTACTCGGTGGTGACAACTACCGCATCGGTCTGGGAGGTGGTTCCGTTTCTTCTGTAGATACCGGACGTTACTCTTCTGGCATCGAGCTGAACGCCATCCAGCGTGCCAACGCCGAAATGCAGAAACGTGCCTACAACGTAGTACGTGCCTTGTGCGAGGAAGATGTGAACCCGATTGTGTCTATCCACGACCACGGTTCTGCCGGACACGTGAACTGTCTGTCTGAGCTGGTGGAAGACTGCGGTGGTCTGATTCACATGGACAAGCTGCCTATCGGCGACGAAACCTTGTCGGCCAAGGAAATCATCGCCAACGAATCGCAGGAACGTATGGGCTTGCTGATTGAAGACGAGGCCATCGAACATGTACGCAAGATTGCGGAACGCGAACGTGCCCCGATGTACGTGGTGGGTGAAACGACCGGCGACCATCGCTTTGCCTTCGAACAGGCTGACGGCGTGCGTCCGTTCGACTTGGCCGTAGACCAGATGTTCGGTTCTTCTCCGAAAACTTATATGGTAGACAAGAGTGTGGAACGTCACTATGAAAACGTTTCTTACGATGTGACCAAACTGAATGAATATTTGCGCCGTGTGCTGCAGCTGGAAGCCGTAGCCTGCAAGGACTGGCTGACCAACAAGGTAGACCGTTCCGTAACAGGTAAGATTGCCCGCCAGCAGTGTCAGGGCGAATTGCAGTTGCCGTTAAGCGACTGCGGCGTGGTAGCCCTCGACTACCGTGGCGAGAAAGGTATCGCTACTGCACTGGGACACGCTCCGCAGGCTGCCTTGGCCAATCCGGAAGCCGGTTCCGTACTGGCTGTATCGGAAGCACTGACCAACCTGGTATGGGCTCCACTGGCCGACGGCATGGACAGCATTTCTTTATCAGCCAATTGGATGTGGCCTTGCCGCTCACAGGAAGGGGAAGATGCCCGTCTGTACAAGGCTGTGAAAGCATTGTCTGATTTCTGCTGCGAACTGCAAATCAACGTACCGACCGGTAAGGACTCCCTGTCCATGACTCAAAAATATCCGAACGGAGAAAAAATCATCAGCCCGGGAACCGTCATCGTTTCTGCCGGTGGTGAAGTTTCCGACATCAAGAAAGTGGTTTCTCCGGTCATGGTCAACAAACCGAAATCAACCTTCTATCATATCGACTTCAGCTTCGACCAGCTCCGTCTGGGTGGTTCTGCCTTCGCACAGTCACTCAACAAGGTAGGCGACGACGTGCCGACCGTACAGAACCCGGAATACTTCCGCGATGCCTTCATGGCCATCCAGGAACTGGTCAACAAGGGATTGATTCTGGCCGGACACGATATCTCTGCCGGTGGTCTGATTACGACCCTGCTGGAAATGTGCTTTGCCAACGTGGACGGCGGTATGGAAATCAACCTCGACAAAATTAAGTGCGACGACATCGTGAAGATTCTGTTTGCTGAAAATCCGGGTGTAGTGATTCAGGTAGCCGACAAGCACAAAGCAGAAGTCAAGAAGATTCTGGAAGACGCCGGTGTGGGTTACGTGAAGATTGGTGTGCCGACCGAAGAACGTCACATCCTGGCTACCTTCCACGACGCGACTTATCAGTTCGGCATCGACTACTTGCGTGATGTATGGTATTCTACTTCTTACCTGCTCGACCGCAAGCAGAGCATGAACGGCTGTGCCAAGAAACGTTTTGAAAACTACAAACAGCAGCCGCTGGAATTCGTATTCGACAAGTCATTCACCGGCAAGCTGTCACAGTTCGGCCTCAACCCGGACCGTCGTACACCGAGCGGCATCAAGGCAGCCATCATCCGTGAAAAGGGAACCAACGGTGAACGTGAAATGGCTTACATGCTGTATCTGGCTGGCTTCGACGTGAAAGACGTGACCATGACCGACCTGGTCAGCGGACGTGAGACACTGGAAGACATCAATATGGTAGTTTACTGCGGTGGATTCTCCAACTCCGACGTGCTTGGTTCTGCCAAAGGATGGGCCGGAAGCTTCCTGTTCAACCCGAAAGCCAAAGCAGCCCTCGACAACTTCTATGCCCGCGAGGATACCCTCTCACTGGGTGTCTGCAACGGCTGCCAGCTGATGATGGAACTGGGACTGATTACTCCGGAAGACAAGAAGAAAGGAAAGATGCTGCATAACGATTCCCACAAGTTTGAATCTGCCTTCCTGGGCGTGACCGTACCGATGAACCGCAGCGTGATGTTCGGTTCGCTGAGCGGCTCCAAACTGGGTATCTGGGTGGCTCACGGAGAAGGTAAGTTCTCATTGCCTTATCCGGAAGACCACTACAACGTGGTACTGAAGTATTCTTACGACGAATACCCAGGCAACCCGAACGGTTCAGACTACAGCGTGGCTGGTATCGCCAGCCAGGACGGACGTCATCTGGCCATGATGCCTCATCTGGAACGTGCCTGCTTCCCGTGGGAAAATGCCTACTATCCGCTCGACCGCAAGAACGAAGACCAGATTACTCCGTGGATGGAAGCCTTCGTCAATGCCCGCAAGTGGGTGGAAGCTAACCGCAAGAAATAA